The window ACGATAAAATAATCATCGAATTAAAAAGTGTAGATAAAATATTATCAATTCACAAAGCTCAACTTTTAACATATATGAAACTTGCAAAAATAAATATTGGATTACTTATTAATTTCAATGTGAGTAAAATAAAAGATGGCATTATAAGATTTGTAATTTAGCTTAAGTCTATAAAGATTTTTACCTTTATTATTTTTAACTTCGTGTAGGACAAATCAATTTTGATTTGTCCCTTCGTGCAGGTGGGAAGCTATGCTCCCCACCCTTCGTAGTTGATATTCTTTTCTTTTATTTCTCTTAGACTTTTTTCTTATCCATCAACTTTCGTGTAGGACAAATGTAATCATTTGTCCCTTCGTGCAGGTGGGAAGCTATGCTTCCCACCCTTCGTGGTTAATATTCTTTTCTTTTATTTCTCATAGACTATTTTCTTATCCATTAACCTTCGTGTAGGACAAATGTAATCATTTGTCCCTTCGTGTAGAAAAAATGTTTACATTTTTTCCTTCGTAGTTGATATTCTTTTCTTTAATTTCTCATAGATTTATATCTTATCTATTAACCTTCGTGTAGATGAATTGCTTGCAATTCATCCTTAGTGCAGAAAAAATGTTCACATTTTTTCCTTCGTGGTGGATATTCATTTTATTTTTCTCTTATCTTTTAACCGCAGTGAATATTCTTTCTTTAATTTTTATTTGACCTAATATCAGTTCAAACGCTCGTTTATCTTTTTCCCCAAATCCCTACCGGCTTCGAAGCATTTTTCCAATATTTCATCATCCGGTTTGTAAGCCGCTTTTATTTCCGAGATCACTTCAATGGACATGGATTCGAGAAAAGCCTTCAGCTGTCCCGTCGCTTCTCCGCTCCAACCGTGTGATCCGAACACAATTCCGTATGGCACGCTGAATTTCAGGCCTTTTGCATAGGAAAGAGAATCAAAAAGAGAAGGGAAGGCATTGTTGTTTATTGTAGGTGAACCGGCCAGAAGAGCAGAAGATTCGAGGAGTTCAGCCGCAACATCGCTTCTGTTGCTCGACTGGAGATTTAAAACCACGGTGTGAATGTTTTCGGATCTGAGTCCGTCCTCGAGATGTTTAGCCATCATTTCCGTGCTCTTCCACATGGTTTCGTAGATGATTACAGCTTTTTTCTTTTTTTTGAGCCGTGCCCATTCCGAATACATTGACAGTACTTCGGAGAAATGTTTTTTGTCTCTCCAAATCGGTCCGTGATCCGGAGCGACGAGCGAAAAATCCATGCCGGCGAGTTTGTTCAGAGAAGCGGTCACCTGTTTTCCGTAGGGTGTGATTATGTTAGAGTAATACTCTGAAATCCTGTTTTTCAGAGTTTCCCAGGACAGTTCGTCGTCGAATCTCTCGGAGGACGCCAGATGCATTCCAAAAGCGTCCTGAGAAAAGAGGATTTTCTCGGGTAAAAGATAGGACACCATGCTGTCGGGCCAGTGAAGCATTGGTGTAACAAAAAAATCGAGCGAGGAATTTTTAAGGTCAATTCTCTCTCCGTCCTTGATTTCCGTTGTTTCAAGACCAGGGAAATATTTTTTTAGAGTTTTCACTCCGTTTGGAGACGCGAATATCTTTTCCGGAAGGACTTTTCGCGCAGTTTCAACTAGCGAGCCGGA of the candidate division WOR-3 bacterium genome contains:
- a CDS encoding FprA family A-type flavoprotein; the protein is MHKSVQISEKVFWVGAIDWGLRYFHGYSTNFGTTYNAYLILADKITLIDTVKKGFEEEMMSRIKYVVDPEKIDYIVSNHSEPDHSGSLVETARKVLPEKIFASPNGVKTLKKYFPGLETTEIKDGERIDLKNSSLDFFVTPMLHWPDSMVSYLLPEKILFSQDAFGMHLASSERFDDELSWETLKNRISEYYSNIITPYGKQVTASLNKLAGMDFSLVAPDHGPIWRDKKHFSEVLSMYSEWARLKKKKKAVIIYETMWKSTEMMAKHLEDGLRSENIHTVVLNLQSSNRSDVAAELLESSALLAGSPTINNNAFPSLFDSLSYAKGLKFSVPYGIVFGSHGWSGEATGQLKAFLESMSIEVISEIKAAYKPDDEILEKCFEAGRDLGKKINERLN